A stretch of the Oxyura jamaicensis isolate SHBP4307 breed ruddy duck chromosome 4, BPBGC_Ojam_1.0, whole genome shotgun sequence genome encodes the following:
- the LOC118166933 gene encoding sestrin-3-like isoform X3, with translation MSGSEPERPQFLFVKALASRGRLEAVTQQMGYHPRYLDSFLKTQHYLLHMDGPLPFDCRHYIAIMAAARHHCRYLVNLHVLQFLRAGGDPQWLRGLDFIPPKLRNLNEINKILAHRPWLITKEHIEKLLKISEWSWSLAELVHAVVLLAHCHALASFVFGCGCEQEEGPGGRGALKPSPPGNQCFCEAATGNGCSQELLRINRKRSLDSCMELDSLRERIQRIHVETEGREETRLLLPDREEDTDGEVTGAANLACYMQDPDFGYQDFARRDEDQTQVFRVQDYSWEDHGFSLVNRLYSDIGHLLDEKFRMVDGLQSSAMAKRQGCEPSVFKRGIWNYIHCMFGIRYDDYDYAEVNHLLERMLKVYIKTVTCYPEKTNPEMFDRFWKQFKHSEKVHVNLLILEARMQAELLYALQAITQYMVS, from the exons ATGTCCGGCAGCGAGCCCGAGCGCCCGCAGTTCCTCTTCGTGAAGGCGCTGGCGAGCCGGGGGCGGCTGGAGGCGGTGACCCAGCAGATGGGCTACCACCCGCGCTACCTCGACAGCTTCCTCAAGACGCAGCACTACCTGCTGCACATGGACGGCCCGCTGCCCTTCGACTGCCGCCACTACATCGCCATCATG GCGGCCGCCCGGCACCACTGCCGGTACCTGGTGAACCTGCACGTGCTGCAGTTCCTGCGCGCGGGCGGCGATCCCCAGTGGCTGCGCGGCCTCGACTTCATCCCGCCCAAACTCCGCAACCTCAACGAGATCAACAAGATCCTGGCCCACCGGCCCTGGCTCATCACCAAGGAGCACATCGAG aagctgctgaagatCAGCGAGTGGAGCTGGTCGCTGGCGGAGCTGGTGCACGCCGTCGTCCTCCTGGCGCACTGCCACGCGCTCGCCAGCTTCGTCTTCGGCTGCGGCTGCGAGCAGGAagaggggccggggggccggggAGCGCTGAAGCCCTCTCCGCCCGGGAACCAGTGCTTCTGCGAGGCCGCCACCGGGAAcggctgcagccaggagctgctgcgcATCAACCGCAAGAGG TCCCTGGACTCCTGCATGGAGCTGGACTCTCTCCGGGAGCGCATTCAGCGGATCCACGTGGAGacggagggcagggaggagacgaggctgctgctgccggaCCGCGAGGAAG atACCGACGGGGAAGTCACTGGCGCCGCCAACCTGGCGTGCTACATGCAGGACCCCGACTTTGGCTACCAGGACTTCGCCCGGCGCGATGAGGATCAGACGCAGGTATTCAGAGTCCAG GATTACTCCTGGGAAGACCACGGCTTTTCGCTGGTGAACCGTCTCTACTCCGACATCGGGCATCTCCTGGATGAGAAGTTCCGGATGGTGGACGgtctgcagagcagtgccaTGGCCAAGAGACAGGGCTGCGAACCCTCGGTCTTCAAGCGGGGCATCTGGAACTACATCCACTGCATGTTTGGCATCAG GTACGACGACTACGACTACGCGGAGGTGAATCACCTACTGGAGCGAATGCTCAAGGTCTACATTAAGACTGTCACCTGCTACCCGGAGAAGACAAACCCCGAAATGTTCGACAGGTTCTGGAAGCAGTTCAAGCACAGTGAAAAG GTCCACGTGAACCTGCTCATCCTGGAAGCCCGCATGCAGGCGGAGCTGCTGTACGCGCTGCAGGCCATCACCCAGTACATGGTCTCGTAG
- the LOC118166933 gene encoding sestrin-3-like isoform X2 produces MIVCPQSMEHPRGSRCQRLPGQVVKMSGSEPERPQFLFVKALASRGRLEAVTQQMGYHPRYLDSFLKTQHYLLHMDGPLPFDCRHYIAIMAAARHHCRYLVNLHVLQFLRAGGDPQWLRGLDFIPPKLRNLNEINKILAHRPWLITKEHIEKLLKISEWSWSLAELVHAVVLLAHCHALASFVFGCGCEQEEGPGGRGALKPSPPGNQCFCEAATGNGCSQELLRINRKRSLDSCMELDSLRERIQRIHVETEGREETRLLLPDREEDTDGEVTGAANLACYMQDPDFGYQDFARRDEDQTQDYSWEDHGFSLVNRLYSDIGHLLDEKFRMVDGLQSSAMAKRQGCEPSVFKRGIWNYIHCMFGIRYDDYDYAEVNHLLERMLKVYIKTVTCYPEKTNPEMFDRFWKQFKHSEKVHVNLLILEARMQAELLYALQAITQYMVS; encoded by the exons ATGATCGTGTGTCCCCAGAGCATGGAGCACCCCCGAGGAAGCCGGTGCCAGCGGCTACCGGGGCAG GTGGTGAAGATGTCCGGCAGCGAGCCCGAGCGCCCGCAGTTCCTCTTCGTGAAGGCGCTGGCGAGCCGGGGGCGGCTGGAGGCGGTGACCCAGCAGATGGGCTACCACCCGCGCTACCTCGACAGCTTCCTCAAGACGCAGCACTACCTGCTGCACATGGACGGCCCGCTGCCCTTCGACTGCCGCCACTACATCGCCATCATG GCGGCCGCCCGGCACCACTGCCGGTACCTGGTGAACCTGCACGTGCTGCAGTTCCTGCGCGCGGGCGGCGATCCCCAGTGGCTGCGCGGCCTCGACTTCATCCCGCCCAAACTCCGCAACCTCAACGAGATCAACAAGATCCTGGCCCACCGGCCCTGGCTCATCACCAAGGAGCACATCGAG aagctgctgaagatCAGCGAGTGGAGCTGGTCGCTGGCGGAGCTGGTGCACGCCGTCGTCCTCCTGGCGCACTGCCACGCGCTCGCCAGCTTCGTCTTCGGCTGCGGCTGCGAGCAGGAagaggggccggggggccggggAGCGCTGAAGCCCTCTCCGCCCGGGAACCAGTGCTTCTGCGAGGCCGCCACCGGGAAcggctgcagccaggagctgctgcgcATCAACCGCAAGAGG TCCCTGGACTCCTGCATGGAGCTGGACTCTCTCCGGGAGCGCATTCAGCGGATCCACGTGGAGacggagggcagggaggagacgaggctgctgctgccggaCCGCGAGGAAG atACCGACGGGGAAGTCACTGGCGCCGCCAACCTGGCGTGCTACATGCAGGACCCCGACTTTGGCTACCAGGACTTCGCCCGGCGCGATGAGGATCAGACGCAG GATTACTCCTGGGAAGACCACGGCTTTTCGCTGGTGAACCGTCTCTACTCCGACATCGGGCATCTCCTGGATGAGAAGTTCCGGATGGTGGACGgtctgcagagcagtgccaTGGCCAAGAGACAGGGCTGCGAACCCTCGGTCTTCAAGCGGGGCATCTGGAACTACATCCACTGCATGTTTGGCATCAG GTACGACGACTACGACTACGCGGAGGTGAATCACCTACTGGAGCGAATGCTCAAGGTCTACATTAAGACTGTCACCTGCTACCCGGAGAAGACAAACCCCGAAATGTTCGACAGGTTCTGGAAGCAGTTCAAGCACAGTGAAAAG GTCCACGTGAACCTGCTCATCCTGGAAGCCCGCATGCAGGCGGAGCTGCTGTACGCGCTGCAGGCCATCACCCAGTACATGGTCTCGTAG
- the LOC118166933 gene encoding sestrin-3-like isoform X1 yields the protein MIVCPQSMEHPRGSRCQRLPGQVVKMSGSEPERPQFLFVKALASRGRLEAVTQQMGYHPRYLDSFLKTQHYLLHMDGPLPFDCRHYIAIMAAARHHCRYLVNLHVLQFLRAGGDPQWLRGLDFIPPKLRNLNEINKILAHRPWLITKEHIEKLLKISEWSWSLAELVHAVVLLAHCHALASFVFGCGCEQEEGPGGRGALKPSPPGNQCFCEAATGNGCSQELLRINRKRSLDSCMELDSLRERIQRIHVETEGREETRLLLPDREEDTDGEVTGAANLACYMQDPDFGYQDFARRDEDQTQVFRVQDYSWEDHGFSLVNRLYSDIGHLLDEKFRMVDGLQSSAMAKRQGCEPSVFKRGIWNYIHCMFGIRYDDYDYAEVNHLLERMLKVYIKTVTCYPEKTNPEMFDRFWKQFKHSEKVHVNLLILEARMQAELLYALQAITQYMVS from the exons ATGATCGTGTGTCCCCAGAGCATGGAGCACCCCCGAGGAAGCCGGTGCCAGCGGCTACCGGGGCAG GTGGTGAAGATGTCCGGCAGCGAGCCCGAGCGCCCGCAGTTCCTCTTCGTGAAGGCGCTGGCGAGCCGGGGGCGGCTGGAGGCGGTGACCCAGCAGATGGGCTACCACCCGCGCTACCTCGACAGCTTCCTCAAGACGCAGCACTACCTGCTGCACATGGACGGCCCGCTGCCCTTCGACTGCCGCCACTACATCGCCATCATG GCGGCCGCCCGGCACCACTGCCGGTACCTGGTGAACCTGCACGTGCTGCAGTTCCTGCGCGCGGGCGGCGATCCCCAGTGGCTGCGCGGCCTCGACTTCATCCCGCCCAAACTCCGCAACCTCAACGAGATCAACAAGATCCTGGCCCACCGGCCCTGGCTCATCACCAAGGAGCACATCGAG aagctgctgaagatCAGCGAGTGGAGCTGGTCGCTGGCGGAGCTGGTGCACGCCGTCGTCCTCCTGGCGCACTGCCACGCGCTCGCCAGCTTCGTCTTCGGCTGCGGCTGCGAGCAGGAagaggggccggggggccggggAGCGCTGAAGCCCTCTCCGCCCGGGAACCAGTGCTTCTGCGAGGCCGCCACCGGGAAcggctgcagccaggagctgctgcgcATCAACCGCAAGAGG TCCCTGGACTCCTGCATGGAGCTGGACTCTCTCCGGGAGCGCATTCAGCGGATCCACGTGGAGacggagggcagggaggagacgaggctgctgctgccggaCCGCGAGGAAG atACCGACGGGGAAGTCACTGGCGCCGCCAACCTGGCGTGCTACATGCAGGACCCCGACTTTGGCTACCAGGACTTCGCCCGGCGCGATGAGGATCAGACGCAGGTATTCAGAGTCCAG GATTACTCCTGGGAAGACCACGGCTTTTCGCTGGTGAACCGTCTCTACTCCGACATCGGGCATCTCCTGGATGAGAAGTTCCGGATGGTGGACGgtctgcagagcagtgccaTGGCCAAGAGACAGGGCTGCGAACCCTCGGTCTTCAAGCGGGGCATCTGGAACTACATCCACTGCATGTTTGGCATCAG GTACGACGACTACGACTACGCGGAGGTGAATCACCTACTGGAGCGAATGCTCAAGGTCTACATTAAGACTGTCACCTGCTACCCGGAGAAGACAAACCCCGAAATGTTCGACAGGTTCTGGAAGCAGTTCAAGCACAGTGAAAAG GTCCACGTGAACCTGCTCATCCTGGAAGCCCGCATGCAGGCGGAGCTGCTGTACGCGCTGCAGGCCATCACCCAGTACATGGTCTCGTAG
- the C4HXorf65 gene encoding uncharacterized protein CXorf65 homolog, whose translation MAVGPLPATRTRRGDAAGPQDVPSATVPADNQSFLVNTDCPVLLLLSHLRTKLGVPATGELGGWRADPAGAPHGAGSSGMRALAFPDVIDLCDKLGTPKLLFQVKTLRERASEFLPAPGTYYVCRVDLGTPGTAQEQASRTFTPLLKNPSVALTEALRQHGQHPHRRLQRSLKAAEGRRTPTTEALPAGTQGQGAVRGGLWDLVALGLPPPPRPPPAGTGTPPPRPRPFLTSLAPSISWVPGGGSCPVPMPAVPPPAVPTPAVPTPCHPSPLSRCPVAPCGKAAARGAARSGEEQEGAPRRTSQPPGGRQPRPRQR comes from the exons ATGGCGGTGGGTCCCCTCCCGGCCACGAGGACGCGGCGGGGGGACGCTGCGGGTCCGCAGGACGTCCCCTCAGCCACTGTCCCCGCAGACAACCAGAGCTTCCTGGTCAACACCGACTGccccgtcctgctgctgctctcccacctGAGGACCAAGCTGGGGGTCCCGGCCACCGGTGAGCTCGGGGGGTGGCGGGCGGACCCCGCGGGGGCTCCccatggggctggcagctctgggATGCGCGCCCTGGCTTTTCCAGACGTCATTGACCTGTGCGACAAGCTGGGCACCCCCAAGCTGCTCTTCCAGGTCAAGACCCTACGGGAGAGGGCCAGCGAGTTCCTCCCGGCGCCCGGCACCTACTACGTGTGCAGGGTGGACCTGGGCACCCCCG GCACCGCGCAGGAGCAGGCGTCGCGGACCTTCACGCCCCTGCTGAAGAACCCCAGCGTGGCGCTGACCG AGGCGCTGCGGCAGCATGGGCAGCACCCGCACAGGAGGCTGCAGCGCTCGCTGAAGGCTGCGGAGGGCAGGAGGACGCCGACCACCGAGGCGCTGCCCGCTGGCACCCAAGGCCAGGGAGCGGTAAGGGGTGGCCTGTGGGACCTGGTGGCGCTGGGACTGCCACCTCCACCAAGGCCACCTCcagcggggacggggacaccgcCACCACGTCCGAGGCCCTTCCTCACCTCTCTGGCCCCCAGCATCTCGTGGGTGCCCGGCGGTGGGAGCTGCCCAGTGCCCATGCCCGCTGTCCCCCCGCCCGCTGTCCCCACGCCCGCTGTCCCCACGCCGTGCCACCCCTCACCCCTGTCCCGGTGCCCCGTTGCCCCCTGC GGCAAGGCAGCGGCTCGAGGCGCAGCACGATCCGgcgaggagcaggagggggctCCCCGCAGGACGtcgcagcccccgggggggcggcAGCCGCGGCCGAGGCAGCGCTGA
- the IL2RG gene encoding cytokine receptor common subunit gamma, with the protein MAVPAAFLAPVLLLCGLGPRLAAAHGPTGVECVLFNEEYMTCKWGSGETLTANYSLYYWYENRLPMVECKRYLWDQAVSVGCHFNHSEIIQFQPFHVLLNASLNGQTLEIRSKRMELQDLVKPGAPVNLTIRNMSSNQLQLTWSSPYPKAQCLEHAVKYKSNKDTSWIEHGVKGDIFSFPSVDYEKYYTFYVRSKINSYCGSTQLWSEWSVPVVWGRNSTSKGLAEEQLQWFWIHTVLVPIASCLLLLVLVVLLVRMERVWVILMPRIPNPSKNFDELFITHNGNFQEWAGVPKDMLESFKPNYSESICYVSELPSKDSHEPQWDGSNRLLGGPGAPAGPREHSPYQNNYVGV; encoded by the exons ATGGCGGTGCCCGCGGCTTTCCTCGCGCCCGTCCTGCTGCTCTGCGGGCTGGGCCCCCGCCTCGCCGCTGCCCATGGCCCCACAG GGGTGGAGTGCGTCCTGTTCAACGAGGAGTACATGACCTGCAAGTGGGGGAGCGGCGAGACGCTCACCGCCAACTACTCCCTCTACTACTG GTACGAGAACAGGTTGCCCATGGTGGAGTGCAAGCGCTACCTGTGGGACCAGGCTGTCAGCGTCGGCTGCCACTTCAACCACAGCgagatcatccagttccagccCTTCCACGTCCTCCTCAACGCCAGCCTCAACGGCCAGACCCTGGAGATCCGCAGCAAGCGCATGGAGCTGCAGGACCTCG TGAAACCGGGGGCTCCGGTCAACCTGACCATCCGCAACATGAGCAGCAACCAGCTGCAGCTGACCTGGAGCTCCCCGTACCCCAAGGCGCAGTGCCTGGAGCACGCCGTCAAGTACAAGAGCAACAAGGACACGAGCTGGATT GAGCACGGGGTGAAGGGAGacatcttctccttccccagcgtGGACTACGAGAAGTACTACACCTTCTACGTGCGCAGCAAGATCAACAGCTACTgcggcagcacccagctctggaGCGAGTGGAGTGTCCCCGTGGTGTGGGGCAGAAACTCCACCAGCAAGG GTCTCGCggaggagcagctgcagtggtTCTGGATCCACACGGTTCTCGTCCCCATcgcctcctgcctgctgctgctggtcctcGTCGTCCTGCTGGTGCGCATGGAAAG GGTTTGGGTCATCCTCATGCCCCGGATCCCCAACCCCAGCAAGAACTTCGACGAGCTCTTCATCACCCACAACGGCAACTTCCAG GAATGGGCTGGAGTCCCCAAAGACATGCTGGAGAGCTTCAAGCCCAACTACAGCGAGAGCATCTGCTACGTGAGCGAGCTGCCCTCCAAGGACAGCCACGAGCCCCAGTGGGACGGCAGCAACCGCCTGCTGGGGGGGCCTGGGGCCCCGGCTGGCCCCCGTGAGCACAGCCCCTACCAGAACAACTACGTGGGAGTGTGA